Proteins from a single region of Streptomyces spinoverrucosus:
- a CDS encoding YqgE/AlgH family protein, giving the protein MTEVSSLTGRLLVATPALADPNFDRAVVLLLDHDEEGSLGVVLNRPTPVDVGDILEGWADLAGEPGVVFQGGPVSLDSALGVAVIPGGASGDVAPLGWRRVHGAIGLVDLEAPPELLASVLGSLRIFAGYAGWGPGQLEDELVEGAWYVVESEPGDVYSPFPERLWREVLRRQRNELAMVATYPDDPSLN; this is encoded by the coding sequence ATGACCGAGGTGTCCTCGCTCACAGGGCGGCTGCTCGTGGCCACCCCCGCCCTGGCGGACCCGAACTTCGACCGCGCGGTCGTGCTCCTCCTCGACCACGACGAGGAGGGCTCGCTGGGTGTCGTCCTCAACCGGCCGACACCGGTGGACGTCGGCGACATCCTGGAGGGCTGGGCGGACCTGGCGGGCGAGCCCGGCGTGGTCTTCCAGGGCGGACCGGTCTCGCTGGACTCCGCCCTCGGTGTGGCGGTCATCCCCGGCGGCGCGTCCGGCGACGTCGCCCCGCTCGGCTGGCGGCGGGTGCACGGCGCGATCGGCCTGGTCGACCTGGAGGCACCGCCTGAGCTGCTGGCCTCCGTCCTCGGCTCGCTGAGGATCTTCGCCGGGTACGCCGGCTGGGGCCCCGGCCAGCTGGAGGACGAACTGGTCGAGGGCGCCTGGTACGTCGTGGAGTCAGAGCCCGGCGACGTCTACTCGCCGTTCCCGGAACGGCTCTGGCGCGAGGTGCTGCGCCGGCAGCGCAACGAGCTGGCGATGGTGGCCACGTACCCCGACGACCCCTCGCTGAACTGA